In a genomic window of Roseimicrobium gellanilyticum:
- a CDS encoding pyridoxamine 5'-phosphate oxidase family protein, with product MHTVLTPAVLEAERHYYGRTYPTFDTEPESDAFTEAEVDFIQSRDSFYMATITENGWPYLQHRGGTKGFLRVTGPNELMFADHGGNRQMISVGSLAVNDRVNLFLMDYPSRSRLKILGHAKALDAREHPDLVEKIKPPGGHASKVERIFVIKVLSYDWNCPKFITPRYTADEVAKTVAPLKARIAELEVQLKQRTSS from the coding sequence ATGCATACCGTGCTCACGCCCGCTGTCCTGGAGGCGGAGCGCCACTACTACGGACGCACCTACCCCACGTTTGATACCGAGCCGGAGAGTGATGCCTTCACTGAAGCTGAAGTGGATTTCATCCAGAGCCGGGACTCCTTCTACATGGCTACCATCACCGAGAATGGCTGGCCCTACCTCCAACATCGCGGCGGGACCAAGGGATTCCTACGCGTCACCGGTCCCAACGAACTCATGTTCGCGGACCACGGAGGCAACCGGCAGATGATCAGCGTGGGAAGCCTCGCCGTGAATGACCGCGTGAATCTGTTCCTGATGGACTACCCGTCACGCTCACGGTTGAAGATCCTTGGACATGCCAAGGCGCTGGACGCGAGGGAGCATCCGGACTTGGTAGAGAAGATCAAACCGCCCGGTGGTCATGCCTCCAAGGTGGAGCGGATCTTTGTCATCAAGGTGCTATCCTACGACTGGAATTGTCCCAAATTCATCACGCCGCGCTACACCGCTGATGAAGTGGCAAAGACAGTGGCGCCACTCAAAGCGCGCATCGCCGAGTTGGAAGTACAGCTCAAGCAACGCACTTCATCATGA
- a CDS encoding DUF1501 domain-containing protein: MSHHAPNLEHHFLTRRGLLSRIGMGFGSMALGKLMHETGAQAAPSTVQDPFGVRVPHFAPKAKRVVHLFMNGGPSHVDTFDPKPMLTKMDGKTLPNTLKTERPTGAGFKSPFTFQKYGKCGLEVSELFANTAQHADDMCVIRSMHADVPNHEPSLGLLNCGESRLNRPSMGSWITYGLGSENQNLPGYIVMCPNGMPVRRSKNWQAAFLPSVYQGTYVDSENLEVDKLVEFVRNTSLDLKQQRRQLDLLLELNQRHMIERQRDGQLDARIQSYELGYRMQMEASDAFDIMKEPESVRQMYGIFGKGREAFARQCLITRRLLERGVRFLQLWTGEGQPWDNHDEILDHKRLAEQTDRPIAALMTDLKQRGLFDETLIIWGGEFGRTPSVELPTPGSNAGKQRGRDHNHWGFTTWMAGGGVKGGTIYGATDEFGFQAVEKPMHVRDLHATILHLLGFDHERFTYRYAGLDYRLTGVEDGPKVIKDLIA; this comes from the coding sequence ATGTCCCATCACGCCCCCAATCTTGAACATCATTTCCTGACCCGCCGCGGATTGCTCTCACGCATCGGCATGGGGTTTGGATCCATGGCGCTGGGCAAGCTCATGCATGAGACTGGTGCCCAGGCCGCGCCGTCCACGGTACAAGATCCGTTTGGTGTGCGTGTTCCGCATTTCGCACCGAAAGCGAAGCGCGTGGTGCATCTCTTCATGAATGGTGGTCCCTCCCATGTGGACACCTTCGACCCGAAGCCGATGCTCACAAAGATGGACGGCAAGACGCTGCCGAACACTCTCAAGACGGAGCGTCCCACGGGAGCAGGTTTCAAGTCACCCTTCACCTTCCAGAAGTATGGGAAGTGCGGTCTTGAGGTCAGCGAGCTCTTTGCAAACACCGCGCAGCATGCTGATGACATGTGCGTCATCCGCTCCATGCACGCGGATGTGCCCAATCACGAGCCGTCGCTCGGCCTGCTGAACTGCGGCGAAAGCCGCCTCAACCGCCCGAGCATGGGCTCGTGGATCACCTACGGCCTGGGTTCAGAAAATCAGAACCTGCCAGGCTACATTGTGATGTGCCCTAATGGCATGCCAGTGCGCCGCTCAAAGAACTGGCAGGCTGCGTTCCTTCCCAGCGTGTATCAAGGCACGTATGTGGACTCGGAAAATCTCGAGGTGGATAAACTCGTGGAGTTCGTGCGCAACACGTCGCTCGACCTGAAGCAGCAGCGTCGCCAGCTCGACCTGCTTCTTGAGTTGAACCAGCGTCACATGATCGAGCGCCAGCGCGACGGTCAACTGGATGCCCGCATCCAGAGCTACGAGCTTGGCTATCGCATGCAGATGGAGGCCAGCGACGCCTTCGACATCATGAAGGAGCCGGAGTCGGTGCGCCAGATGTACGGCATCTTTGGCAAGGGCCGCGAAGCCTTCGCGCGCCAGTGTCTCATCACGCGCCGTCTGCTGGAGCGTGGGGTGCGTTTCCTCCAGCTCTGGACGGGTGAAGGCCAGCCGTGGGATAACCACGATGAGATCCTCGATCACAAGCGCCTTGCGGAACAGACAGACCGCCCGATTGCAGCACTGATGACCGACCTCAAGCAGCGTGGTCTTTTCGATGAAACTCTGATCATCTGGGGTGGAGAATTCGGCCGTACGCCATCCGTTGAGCTGCCGACTCCGGGATCCAATGCCGGCAAGCAGCGTGGTCGCGACCACAACCACTGGGGCTTCACCACCTGGATGGCCGGTGGCGGCGTGAAGGGCGGCACCATCTATGGCGCCACGGATGAGTTCGGCTTCCAGGCCGTCGAGAAGCCGATGCATGTTCGCGACCTGCACGCCACGATTCTGCATCTGCTTGGGTTCGACCATGAGCGCTTCACCTACCGCTACGCGGGCCTCGACTACCGTCTCACAGGCGTGGAAGACGGTCCGAAGGTGATCAAGGACCTGATCGCGTAA
- a CDS encoding PSD1 and planctomycete cytochrome C domain-containing protein, protein MAFSLTFRLMLTGGVTAACTASLYSASTKPEAEPVFTAEQITFFEKNVRPVLAENCYSCHEGHKAKSGLMLNSRAGVMRGTDYKKVIIPGDPENSVLIKAIRHAAGAEPMPAKKPQLAANQIEALVQWVKMGAPWPKEAAGDHQHASWEDHWAFQKVAKPAVPVVANPKLKPANPLDAFVAAKLEKAGLDFAPQTDRAILGRRLYVTLTGLPPSFEELQAFVKDPSPDAPAKLIDDLLNSPHYGERWGRYWLDVARYSDTEGYQVGGKDYRFPYAFTYRDWVVDSLNADMPYDEFLKHQIAADRIAGADAGSKNLAALGFLTVGDTFISNKDLQTDDRIDVLTRGTLGLTVTCARCHDHKFDPIPTKDYYAIYGVFSSSEIPEEFPVIGKASSEVEYAAYRGEVSKVEEKMTVFRKEVFDDMRKADRMREYLAFAQQAVKEDINGEAFRGKAGQLKLRDRVASRWREFVKRHTATSKPHPVMMAWKEFSTLPKEGFEQASAGVKDKLTKEGSATNAVIRNELAKRPAPKSMDEVLGLYADVFVTCLTGKEPDNADWQAVRSVLLEPQSPMAVPVDQVDQFFTRKDTETMTRFRNEIKKIELSSPGAPPRAMVMNDKEKPNDVRIFIRGNQGRPGEVAPRGFLTFLGGQKFSKGSGREELANAIASRDNPLTARVMVNRVWLQHFGSPLVSQTSDFGVQTPAPVQLDLLNWLSASFMEQGWSLKNLHRVILNSRTWQQSAVSTPDKDLKDADNTLLSRQSRQRLDYESMRDAMIDVTGTLNPAKMGGRPVALNAADVNSRRSLYLIVDRYNQATVPAMFDFANPDTHSPQRYNTTVPQQALFLMNSPFMRDQSGKLAAKLPQEGSTIDSQTITALYRKVLQREPKLEEVELAQRFVNDAMDLQDKPPFLWKYGAGKPQRDASGKITGYEFIPFATYNGTKSRKWWSMSKDMPDKQWSYTQWAEGGGHPGSQHATVLRWTSPFDGTIRISGRLDRDNPNGNGIRGLIISNKQGILVNDLIAPKSEKNMEVASLAVTRGEVIDFVVDSENGDTNSDSFDWRPAIYGVDEVNGKTTLLTKSDEDFNDASHWPIKRPRPQNPLSQLVQVLLMSNEFQFVD, encoded by the coding sequence ATGGCCTTCTCCTTGACCTTCCGGTTGATGCTGACAGGCGGCGTCACGGCCGCCTGCACTGCGTCTTTGTACTCAGCATCCACGAAGCCTGAAGCCGAACCGGTCTTCACAGCGGAGCAGATCACCTTCTTCGAGAAGAACGTGCGCCCGGTGCTGGCGGAGAATTGCTACTCCTGCCACGAAGGACACAAGGCCAAGAGCGGCCTCATGCTCAACTCACGCGCGGGGGTCATGCGCGGCACAGACTACAAGAAGGTCATCATCCCCGGCGACCCTGAGAACAGCGTGCTCATCAAGGCCATCCGCCACGCGGCGGGTGCGGAGCCCATGCCCGCGAAGAAGCCCCAACTCGCGGCGAATCAGATCGAAGCACTCGTGCAGTGGGTGAAGATGGGAGCTCCCTGGCCGAAGGAAGCGGCGGGTGATCATCAGCATGCCTCTTGGGAGGACCACTGGGCCTTCCAGAAGGTCGCGAAGCCGGCCGTCCCGGTGGTCGCCAATCCCAAGCTGAAACCCGCCAACCCGCTGGATGCGTTTGTGGCTGCGAAGCTGGAGAAGGCTGGTCTTGATTTTGCTCCTCAGACCGATCGTGCCATCCTCGGTCGTCGCCTCTACGTGACGCTTACTGGTCTGCCGCCTTCGTTTGAAGAACTGCAGGCATTTGTGAAAGATCCGTCGCCCGATGCGCCGGCGAAGCTCATTGATGACCTTCTCAACTCGCCGCACTATGGCGAGCGCTGGGGCCGCTACTGGCTGGACGTGGCGCGCTACTCCGACACGGAAGGTTATCAGGTCGGTGGCAAGGACTACCGCTTCCCCTACGCCTTCACCTATCGTGACTGGGTGGTGGATTCCTTGAATGCGGACATGCCGTATGATGAGTTCCTGAAGCACCAGATTGCTGCGGATCGCATCGCCGGAGCGGACGCGGGTTCCAAGAATCTCGCTGCCCTCGGGTTCCTGACGGTAGGTGACACTTTCATCTCCAACAAGGACCTGCAGACAGACGACCGCATCGACGTGCTCACGCGTGGCACGCTTGGCCTTACTGTCACGTGCGCGCGTTGCCACGATCACAAGTTCGACCCGATTCCCACGAAGGATTACTATGCGATCTACGGTGTCTTCTCCAGCAGCGAGATCCCGGAGGAATTCCCTGTGATCGGCAAGGCTTCCAGTGAAGTGGAATATGCCGCCTATCGTGGTGAGGTATCGAAGGTGGAGGAGAAGATGACCGTCTTCCGCAAGGAGGTTTTCGATGACATGCGCAAGGCAGATCGCATGCGTGAGTATCTGGCCTTTGCCCAGCAGGCGGTGAAGGAGGACATCAATGGTGAGGCATTCCGCGGCAAGGCAGGTCAGCTCAAGCTGCGTGACCGCGTGGCCTCGCGCTGGCGTGAATTTGTGAAGCGTCACACAGCAACCTCCAAGCCGCACCCGGTGATGATGGCGTGGAAGGAGTTCTCGACGCTGCCGAAGGAAGGCTTTGAGCAGGCTTCCGCAGGGGTGAAGGACAAGCTTACCAAGGAAGGCAGCGCCACGAATGCGGTGATTCGCAACGAACTTGCCAAGCGGCCGGCGCCGAAGTCGATGGACGAGGTGCTGGGCTTGTATGCCGATGTGTTTGTGACCTGCCTTACGGGCAAGGAACCGGACAATGCGGACTGGCAGGCGGTACGCAGCGTGTTGCTGGAGCCGCAGTCCCCCATGGCTGTGCCGGTGGATCAGGTGGATCAGTTCTTCACCCGGAAGGACACGGAGACGATGACCCGCTTCCGCAATGAGATTAAGAAGATCGAGCTGAGTTCCCCCGGAGCGCCTCCTCGCGCGATGGTGATGAATGACAAGGAGAAGCCCAATGACGTGCGCATCTTCATCCGTGGCAACCAGGGTCGCCCCGGAGAGGTGGCGCCGCGTGGGTTCCTGACCTTCCTTGGAGGACAGAAGTTCAGCAAGGGGAGTGGCCGTGAAGAACTGGCGAATGCCATTGCCAGCCGCGACAATCCGCTGACGGCCCGCGTCATGGTGAATCGCGTGTGGTTGCAGCATTTTGGCTCGCCGCTTGTGAGCCAGACCAGCGACTTCGGCGTGCAGACGCCTGCGCCGGTGCAGCTGGATCTGTTGAACTGGCTTTCCGCCAGTTTCATGGAGCAGGGCTGGAGTCTGAAGAACCTGCACCGCGTGATTCTGAACTCGCGCACCTGGCAGCAGAGCGCTGTTTCCACTCCTGACAAGGACCTGAAGGATGCGGATAACACGCTTCTAAGCCGCCAGAGCCGCCAGCGCCTGGACTACGAATCCATGCGAGACGCGATGATCGATGTCACTGGAACGCTCAATCCGGCGAAGATGGGTGGACGTCCCGTGGCACTGAATGCTGCCGATGTGAACTCCCGTCGCAGCCTGTACCTCATCGTGGACCGCTACAATCAGGCGACGGTGCCGGCGATGTTCGACTTCGCGAATCCGGACACGCACAGCCCACAGCGCTACAACACGACCGTGCCGCAGCAGGCGCTCTTCCTCATGAACTCGCCCTTCATGCGGGATCAGTCTGGCAAGCTCGCCGCGAAGCTGCCGCAGGAGGGTAGCACCATCGACTCGCAAACCATCACCGCACTGTATCGCAAGGTCCTCCAGCGTGAGCCGAAGCTGGAGGAGGTGGAGCTGGCCCAGCGCTTCGTGAACGATGCGATGGATCTGCAGGACAAGCCACCCTTCCTCTGGAAGTATGGTGCCGGCAAACCGCAGCGCGATGCCAGCGGGAAGATCACCGGCTACGAGTTCATTCCCTTTGCCACGTACAACGGCACCAAGAGCCGGAAGTGGTGGAGCATGAGCAAGGACATGCCGGATAAGCAGTGGAGCTACACGCAATGGGCGGAAGGCGGCGGCCACCCCGGTAGCCAGCACGCGACCGTGCTCCGCTGGACCTCGCCTTTCGATGGCACCATCCGCATCTCTGGCAGACTGGATCGCGACAACCCGAACGGCAATGGCATCCGTGGCCTCATCATTTCCAACAAGCAGGGCATCCTGGTCAATGATCTGATCGCTCCCAAGTCAGAAAAGAACATGGAAGTTGCCAGCCTTGCAGTGACCCGCGGCGAGGTCATCGACTTCGTGGTCGACTCTGAAAACGGCGACACGAACAGCGACAGCTTCGACTGGCGCCCGGCGATCTACGGCGTGGATGAGGTGAATGGAAAGACCACGTTGCTCACCAAGTCTGACGAAGACTTCAACGATGCCAGCCATTGGCCCATCAAGCGTCCGCGCCCGCAGAACCCTCTTTCCCAGCTCGTCCAAGTTTTGCTGATGAGCAATGAGTTCCAGTTCGTAGACTAA
- a CDS encoding DUF4291 domain-containing protein produces the protein MPAPHEIRATYDRDNIVMYQAYSPAIADAALKAQTFVPPFSMERMTWIKPSFLWLMHRSNWGSKNGQERTLAVTISRSGWEEALSKAVLTVYEPSVFKSKTDWDERFQNSEVHVQWDPERNLRGASLNWYSIQVGISRHVIREFVDDWIQKIEDFTPRVAKIHTLLRSGKADEAKRHLPVERVYTPPAAIARRLLIHS, from the coding sequence ATGCCAGCACCCCATGAAATCCGTGCCACGTATGATCGCGACAACATCGTGATGTACCAGGCCTATTCCCCGGCCATCGCGGATGCGGCATTGAAAGCTCAGACATTCGTACCGCCATTCTCCATGGAGCGGATGACCTGGATCAAACCATCATTTCTCTGGCTCATGCACCGTAGCAACTGGGGGAGTAAAAACGGTCAGGAGCGGACCCTTGCAGTCACGATATCTCGCAGCGGGTGGGAAGAGGCTCTGAGCAAGGCCGTCCTCACCGTGTACGAGCCTTCTGTGTTCAAGTCCAAGACCGACTGGGATGAGCGATTCCAAAACTCCGAAGTTCACGTGCAGTGGGATCCGGAGCGCAACCTTCGTGGGGCTTCACTCAACTGGTACAGCATCCAGGTGGGCATCAGCCGTCATGTCATTCGGGAGTTCGTCGACGACTGGATTCAAAAAATCGAGGACTTCACCCCACGTGTCGCGAAGATTCACACCTTGCTGCGCAGCGGAAAGGCAGATGAAGCAAAGCGCCATCTGCCAGTCGAGCGAGTCTATACGCCACCAGCAGCCATCGCAAGACGGCTGCTGATCCACTCGTGA
- a CDS encoding efflux RND transporter permease subunit → MNLPRFFVDRPIFAAVLSIIITLLGGLAYFALPVSQYPEVAPPTVVVAATYPGANAQTLAETVAAPLEQEINGVENMLYLSSSSTSDGRLQITITFKLGTNLDQAQVLVQNRVNAALPRLPEDVRRLGVTAQKRSPDLTMSVQFYSPDESRDTFYLANYVALQVQNRIARLPGVAEASTLGGLDFNMRLWLDPAKLAARNLTAGDLVRAVREQNVQVAAGQLGQQPAPAGTEFQYTLTTRGRLLTADEFGDIVLRTGDNGDVIRVRDVARVELGARDYSVKSYMDGKNAISLRVFQLPGSNALSTADAVYAEMKKIKERFPPGVDYRINYDPTKFVRDSMKSVLHTLLEAVLLVVLVVIVFLQNWRASIIPLLAVPVSLIGTLAVMLVFGFSLNNLSLFGLVLAIGIVVDDAIVVVENVERYLAKGFHAREATLRAMKEVTGPVVAVALVLCAVFVPTAFLGGITGQFYQQFALTIAVSTVISALNSLTLSPALCALLLKHEELDANGKPPRKNWFFRGFNYVFDKLSVFYGGAVARIIRMAFIMLFLYGGLIYSAGWLFKKVPTGFIPVQDMGYFLVVIQLPDGASFDRTDAVTKRIDAIAREIPGVDHTFAIVGYSSVLQANQSNVGAAFIIPKPFAERDASQHVNALMAELKKRTAGIQEARVLILPPPPLRGLGNAGGFKLQVQDLDNAGFTALQGATQKLVDAISKEPGFTSIITGFRSNAPQYYVDIDRQAAKNMGVSLNDLNETLQVYLGSMYVNDFNLFGRTWQVTAQAEPQYRVKPEDVTALKTRNRDGNLVPLGAMVKVTKIGGVDRVQRYNMFTSSDINGNTGLEVSSGEMIETVSRLAKENLPSGFDFEWTDLTYQQILAGNTIVFVFPLCVLFVFLVLSAQYESWLLPLAVILIVPMCLLSAIGGVWLRGQDNNLFTQIGLVVLIGLAAKNAILIVEFARQRQDAGEDRFKAAVEACRLRLRPILMTSFAFILGVLPLVLARGAGAEMRQALGTAVFYGMIGVTFFGLIFTPVFYVIIAKFMKRRNAHADAHEIAGEIS, encoded by the coding sequence ATGAATCTCCCCCGCTTCTTTGTCGACCGTCCCATCTTCGCCGCGGTACTGAGCATCATCATCACCCTGTTGGGTGGTCTTGCGTACTTCGCGTTGCCGGTATCGCAGTATCCAGAGGTGGCTCCGCCCACCGTGGTGGTGGCCGCCACCTATCCCGGCGCCAATGCGCAGACCCTGGCTGAGACTGTGGCTGCCCCACTTGAGCAGGAAATCAACGGGGTGGAGAACATGCTCTACCTCTCCTCCTCCAGCACGAGTGACGGCAGGCTGCAGATCACCATCACCTTCAAACTGGGCACGAACCTGGATCAGGCCCAGGTGCTGGTGCAGAACCGGGTGAATGCGGCCCTGCCACGTCTGCCTGAGGATGTGCGCCGGCTCGGCGTGACCGCGCAGAAGCGCTCGCCGGATCTCACCATGTCCGTGCAGTTCTACTCGCCGGATGAATCGCGCGACACCTTCTACCTGGCGAACTACGTCGCGTTGCAAGTGCAGAACCGTATCGCGAGGCTCCCCGGTGTGGCGGAGGCTTCGACGCTCGGTGGCCTGGACTTCAACATGCGTCTGTGGCTGGACCCGGCCAAGCTCGCCGCGCGCAATCTCACCGCAGGCGACCTCGTGCGTGCGGTACGTGAGCAGAACGTGCAGGTGGCGGCGGGCCAGCTCGGCCAGCAGCCCGCGCCTGCCGGCACGGAGTTCCAGTACACGCTGACGACACGTGGCCGCTTGCTCACTGCAGATGAGTTCGGCGACATCGTGCTGCGCACCGGAGACAATGGTGACGTGATTCGCGTGAGGGACGTGGCACGGGTGGAACTGGGCGCACGTGACTACTCGGTGAAAAGTTATATGGACGGGAAGAACGCCATCTCCCTCCGTGTGTTCCAGCTTCCAGGTAGCAATGCATTGTCCACGGCAGATGCGGTGTATGCCGAGATGAAGAAGATCAAGGAGCGCTTCCCGCCGGGTGTGGACTACCGCATCAACTATGACCCGACGAAGTTCGTGCGGGACTCCATGAAGTCCGTGCTGCACACGCTCCTGGAGGCGGTGCTGCTGGTGGTGCTGGTGGTGATTGTGTTCCTGCAGAACTGGCGCGCCAGTATCATTCCGCTGCTTGCGGTCCCGGTGTCACTCATCGGCACACTGGCCGTGATGCTGGTCTTCGGCTTCTCGCTGAACAACCTCTCGCTCTTCGGACTGGTGCTGGCCATCGGCATCGTGGTGGATGACGCCATCGTGGTGGTGGAGAATGTGGAGCGCTATCTGGCCAAGGGATTCCATGCCCGTGAGGCCACCCTGCGGGCCATGAAGGAAGTGACCGGCCCGGTCGTTGCTGTGGCGCTGGTACTCTGTGCGGTGTTCGTGCCCACGGCATTCCTTGGTGGCATCACCGGCCAGTTCTACCAGCAGTTCGCGCTGACCATTGCCGTATCCACGGTGATCTCCGCGCTGAATTCGCTCACCCTTTCTCCCGCGCTCTGTGCGCTGCTCCTGAAGCATGAGGAGCTCGATGCAAATGGAAAGCCACCGCGGAAAAACTGGTTTTTCCGCGGCTTCAACTATGTCTTCGACAAGCTTTCCGTCTTCTACGGCGGCGCCGTGGCACGGATCATCCGCATGGCGTTCATCATGCTGTTCCTCTACGGGGGACTGATCTACTCCGCGGGATGGCTCTTCAAAAAAGTGCCCACGGGGTTCATTCCCGTGCAGGACATGGGCTACTTCCTCGTGGTTATCCAGCTTCCCGATGGAGCTTCCTTTGACCGCACCGATGCGGTGACGAAACGAATCGACGCCATCGCACGGGAAATTCCCGGTGTAGACCATACCTTCGCCATTGTGGGCTACTCCTCTGTGCTCCAGGCCAACCAGTCGAACGTGGGTGCGGCCTTCATCATTCCCAAGCCCTTCGCCGAGCGAGACGCATCCCAGCACGTGAATGCCCTGATGGCGGAGCTGAAGAAGCGCACCGCAGGCATCCAGGAGGCGCGCGTGCTGATTCTGCCGCCACCACCGCTGCGTGGTCTGGGGAATGCCGGGGGCTTCAAGCTGCAAGTGCAGGACCTCGACAATGCCGGTTTCACGGCTCTCCAGGGCGCGACTCAGAAGCTGGTGGATGCCATCAGCAAGGAGCCGGGCTTCACCTCCATCATCACCGGCTTCCGCTCGAATGCACCCCAGTACTATGTGGACATCGATCGCCAGGCGGCGAAGAACATGGGGGTCTCTCTCAATGATCTGAATGAGACGTTGCAGGTCTACTTGGGGTCCATGTATGTGAATGACTTCAACCTCTTCGGCCGCACGTGGCAGGTTACCGCCCAGGCGGAGCCGCAATACCGTGTGAAGCCCGAAGATGTCACAGCCCTGAAGACGAGAAACCGTGATGGAAACCTCGTGCCTCTAGGAGCGATGGTGAAGGTGACCAAGATTGGCGGCGTCGACCGCGTGCAGCGCTACAACATGTTCACCAGTTCCGACATCAACGGGAACACCGGGCTAGAGGTGAGTTCCGGTGAGATGATTGAGACGGTGAGCCGCCTTGCCAAAGAAAACCTGCCATCCGGATTCGACTTCGAATGGACGGACCTGACGTACCAGCAGATCCTCGCGGGGAACACGATCGTATTCGTCTTCCCGCTGTGCGTGCTCTTCGTCTTCCTGGTGCTCTCTGCCCAGTATGAGAGCTGGCTGCTGCCGCTTGCAGTGATCCTCATCGTGCCCATGTGTCTGCTCAGTGCCATCGGCGGCGTATGGCTGCGCGGGCAGGACAACAACCTCTTCACCCAGATCGGTCTGGTGGTGTTGATTGGTCTGGCGGCGAAGAATGCGATCCTCATCGTGGAGTTTGCGCGACAGAGACAGGATGCCGGCGAGGATCGGTTCAAGGCAGCGGTGGAAGCCTGCCGTCTGCGTTTGCGTCCGATTCTGATGACCAGCTTCGCCTTCATCCTCGGCGTGCTCCCGCTTGTGCTGGCACGTGGTGCCGGTGCGGAGATGCGCCAGGCGCTCGGTACCGCGGTATTCTACGGGATGATCGGGGTGACGTTCTTCGGCCTGATCTTCACACCGGTGTTCTACGTGATCATCGCGAAGTTCATGAAGCGCCGCAATGCGCACGCGGACGCGCATGAGATTGCCGGGGAGATTTCGTGA
- a CDS encoding efflux RND transporter periplasmic adaptor subunit yields MTRFPKLLALAGVAGLLASCEKPAPPASAQTIPNVTVAVPVQKRLKEWDEYVGRLASPQTVQLRARVSGYLDKVHAKDGAQVKAGDVLYTIDPRSYRATVERAEAELERARTRQELAASEARRAEGLVAAKAISAEDFEQRVNTRRGADAEVRAAAAAVELAKIDLAHTEVRAPIAGRISDARVREGNLVIGDDSNNSTLLTTIVAVDPIYCYIEVDERSSLKYRELYKQGKRASALFGEVEAEMALANEEGFPHRGVVDFVDNEISPDTGTIRSRCVFPNKDSLMSPGYFARVRVPGSGEYDALLVRDSSIGSDQGRPFVFVVDAENVAHYRTIETGALEDGLRIVRNGLKPGEKIVINGLMAVRNSGKVNPQESPMPWPLEGTAAK; encoded by the coding sequence ATGACACGATTCCCCAAACTCCTCGCGCTCGCAGGGGTGGCCGGTTTGCTCGCCTCTTGCGAGAAGCCAGCCCCTCCGGCATCCGCCCAGACAATTCCCAATGTCACCGTGGCTGTGCCGGTGCAGAAAAGACTCAAGGAATGGGATGAATATGTGGGACGCCTCGCTTCACCCCAGACGGTGCAGCTGCGCGCGCGCGTCTCCGGCTATCTGGACAAAGTCCACGCCAAGGACGGCGCCCAAGTGAAGGCAGGCGATGTCCTCTACACCATCGATCCCCGTTCCTACCGTGCCACCGTGGAGCGTGCCGAGGCGGAACTGGAGAGGGCCCGTACGCGGCAGGAGCTGGCTGCCAGTGAGGCGAGACGCGCTGAGGGGCTCGTGGCTGCAAAGGCAATCTCTGCGGAAGACTTCGAGCAGCGCGTGAACACCCGCCGGGGCGCCGATGCTGAGGTGCGTGCTGCGGCTGCGGCTGTGGAGCTGGCGAAGATTGATCTGGCTCACACCGAAGTACGTGCGCCCATCGCCGGTCGCATCAGTGATGCCCGTGTGCGTGAGGGGAACCTCGTCATAGGTGACGACTCGAACAACTCGACCCTGCTCACCACCATCGTGGCCGTGGACCCCATCTACTGTTACATTGAGGTGGATGAGCGTTCCTCGCTGAAATACCGTGAGCTCTACAAGCAGGGCAAGCGGGCCAGCGCGCTCTTCGGCGAAGTGGAGGCGGAGATGGCGCTCGCGAATGAAGAAGGCTTCCCGCACCGGGGGGTGGTTGACTTCGTGGACAACGAAATCTCCCCGGACACGGGCACCATCCGGTCTCGCTGCGTGTTTCCGAACAAGGACTCACTGATGTCCCCAGGGTACTTCGCTCGTGTGCGTGTACCTGGCAGTGGGGAATACGATGCTTTGCTGGTACGCGACAGCTCCATCGGGAGCGATCAGGGAAGGCCTTTCGTGTTTGTGGTGGATGCGGAGAATGTGGCGCACTACCGCACCATCGAAACCGGCGCGCTGGAGGATGGTCTGCGGATTGTCCGGAACGGTTTGAAGCCCGGGGAGAAAATCGTGATCAACGGCCTCATGGCCGTGCGCAACAGTGGCAAGGTGAATCCCCAGGAGTCGCCCATGCCATGGCCCTTGGAAGGAACTGCCGCGAAGTAA